In Nomascus leucogenys isolate Asia chromosome 8, Asia_NLE_v1, whole genome shotgun sequence, a single genomic region encodes these proteins:
- the LOC100587726 gene encoding LOW QUALITY PROTEIN: uncharacterized protein LOC100587726 (The sequence of the model RefSeq protein was modified relative to this genomic sequence to represent the inferred CDS: inserted 1 base in 1 codon) codes for MRGIRKLNSIPCDCRVAIPAAPGSSRGRPGQVAPPGGLSGLARTHSXRQPDHAPPSGRPNCSRPLCAGSSYLPTPEPARAPSIAEPGPSVPVAAAKPGILHGGGCTGARTENPLLKPTRGDCRVPMPEAPISLRWSGREAWPGGPQAGRAGDPEADQAMNLQPTWAPKLQPPSVCRQQPPGNSRARRHSPHLTTRARCPCGCGQARRSALQQLHRGGNRPSAPSPVATEGPWLEVSSSGRGGAGRGQGLAGSQARGTRDPEAAQAVLHRLGTQLQAPGNSQAGWRALLRRTGARCRRGCGQPRRSARRRLHRGRKRPSAPSPVAADGPWSGPDLSSEEERGESHGQAGPQAGSNGRLRFRDVPREPRKTRKPGAPAPELQPPSAGQACSRAASGVRAGAELQARA; via the exons ATGCGTGGGATAAGAAAACTTAACTCTATCCCCTGTGACTGCAGAGTGGCCATTCCAGCTGCTCCAGGCTCCAGCAGAGGAAGACCGGGTCAGGTGGCACCACCAGGGGGGCTCTCAGGCCTGGCGCGCACGCATT AGAGGCAACCAGACCATGCTCCGCCGTCTGGGCGCCCAAACTGCAGTCGCCCTCTGTGTGCAGGCAGCAGCTACCTGCCAACCCCCGAGCCCGCTCGCGCTCCCAGCATCGCAGAACCAGGGCCAAGTGTCCCAGTGGCTGCGGCCAAGCCAGGCATTCTGCACGGCGGCGGCTGCACAGGAGCAAGAACTGAGAACCCGCTGCTCAAACCCACACGGGGTGACTGCCGAGTGCCCATGCCGGAGGCCCCGATCTCCCTCAGATGGAGTGGGCGGGAGGCATGGCCTGGGGGCCCTCAGGCTGGGCGCGCTGGAGATCCCGAGGCCGACCAGGCCATGAACCTACAGCCCACCTGGGCACCCAAGCTGCAGCCGCCTTCTGTGTGCAGGCAGCAGCCTCCAGGCAACTCCCGAGCCCGCCGGCACTCCCCACATCTCACAACCAGGGCCAGATGTCCCTGTGGCTGCGGCCAAGCCAGGCGGTCTGCCCTGCAGCAGCTGCACAGGGGCGGGAACCGGCCCTCAGCCCCATCCCCGGTGGCTACAGAGGGCCCCTGGCTAGAGGTCTCGAGCTCTGGCAGAGGAGGAGCCGGGCGGGGGCAGGGTCTGGCGGGCTCTCAGGCCAGGGGCACTCGCGATCCAGAGGCCGCCCAGGCGGTGCTCCACCGCCTGGGCACTCAGCTACAGGCGCCGGGCAACTCCCAAGCTGGTTGGCGCGCCCTGCTTCGCAGAACCGGGGCTAGATGTCGCCGCGGCTGTGGCCAACCCAGGCGGTCTGCCCGGCGGCGGCTGCACCGGGGCAGGAAGCGACCCTCAGCCCCATCCCCGGTGGCTGCGGACGGCCCCTGGAGCGGCCCTGATCTCTCTTCGGAGGAGGAGAGGGGCGAGAGTCACGGCCAGGCCGGCCCTCAGGCGGGAAGTAATGGGCGCCTGCGGTTCCGGGACGTCCCGCGGGAGCCCAGGAAAACCCGCAAGCCAGGGGCGCCTGCGCCCGAGCTGCAGCCGCCCTCTGCTGGCCAGGCGTGCTCGAGAGCGGCTTCCGGAGTCCGGGCTGGCGCTGAGCTGCAGGCGCGCGCCTAA